A region from the Desulfitobacterium dehalogenans ATCC 51507 genome encodes:
- a CDS encoding putative DNA modification/repair radical SAM protein, which translates to MDVFDKLTILTDSAKYDVACTSSGVERKGRSGSIGNTVAAGICHSFAADGRCITLLKVLLTNICVYDCKYCINRSSNDVPRAAFTPRELAELTINFYRRNYIEGLFLSSAVIKNSNYTSELLIKTLELLRHEYRFAGYIHVKAIPGTDNEILTRLGYLADRVSVNIELPSQESLKLLAPDKSKEAILRPMGLIKGKITENTTDLIKYRHAPKFVPAGQSTQLIVGATPDTDYKILALAEGLYKKYQLKRVFFSAYIPVAEHSLLPAVSAKPPLLREHRLYQADWLLRFYGFEARELLDEGHQNFNLHVDPKCNWALNHLDQFPVEINQAPYEMLLRVPGIGVTSARRILRARKIAHLDFAGLKKLGVVLKRAQYFILCKGKTLEGLKVTPHNVMQALMSEQVIASLPSQAPQQLALFEEPPISREDVIQCLTGQL; encoded by the coding sequence ATGGATGTATTTGATAAACTTACTATTTTGACAGACTCAGCAAAATATGATGTGGCTTGCACTTCCAGTGGGGTCGAGCGTAAGGGTAGGTCAGGCAGCATTGGGAATACGGTAGCGGCCGGGATCTGTCATAGCTTTGCCGCAGACGGTCGGTGTATAACCCTTCTTAAAGTGCTGCTGACCAATATCTGTGTCTACGACTGTAAATATTGTATCAATCGCAGTTCCAATGATGTTCCCAGAGCTGCCTTTACTCCCCGGGAGCTTGCCGAGCTGACGATTAATTTTTACCGTCGCAATTATATTGAGGGGTTATTTTTGAGTTCGGCGGTCATTAAAAATTCGAACTATACGTCCGAACTACTGATTAAGACTTTGGAACTTTTGCGTCATGAGTATCGGTTTGCCGGATATATTCATGTTAAGGCCATTCCCGGTACAGATAATGAGATTTTAACCCGGCTGGGCTATCTGGCGGACCGGGTCAGCGTTAATATCGAACTCCCATCCCAGGAGAGCCTGAAGCTTTTGGCTCCCGATAAGAGCAAGGAAGCTATTCTCCGGCCTATGGGTCTCATCAAAGGTAAAATAACGGAAAATACTACGGATCTGATCAAATACCGCCATGCTCCGAAGTTTGTCCCGGCAGGTCAAAGTACCCAGCTCATCGTTGGCGCCACACCGGATACCGATTATAAGATACTGGCCCTGGCAGAAGGGCTGTATAAAAAATATCAGCTGAAACGAGTCTTTTTCTCGGCTTACATACCGGTTGCCGAACACAGTCTGTTGCCGGCAGTTTCGGCAAAACCACCCCTGTTGAGAGAGCATCGCCTTTATCAAGCAGATTGGCTCCTGCGGTTCTACGGTTTTGAAGCCCGGGAACTATTGGATGAAGGCCATCAAAATTTTAATCTACATGTTGATCCCAAATGCAACTGGGCCCTTAATCATCTGGACCAGTTCCCCGTCGAGATCAATCAAGCCCCTTATGAAATGCTCCTGCGGGTACCGGGAATTGGTGTAACCAGTGCCCGCCGGATTTTGCGGGCACGGAAAATAGCCCATCTCGATTTTGCGGGGTTGAAAAAGCTGGGCGTTGTTCTTAAGCGTGCTCAGTATTTTATTCTCTGCAAAGGAAAAACCCTGGAGGGGCTTAAGGTAACTCCTCATAACGTGATGCAAGCCCTGATGTCCGAGCAGGTCATCGCCAGTCTTCCCTCCCAGGCACCCCAGCAACTGGCCCTGTTCGAGGAGCCACCCATTTCCCGAGAGGATGTGATTCAGTGTTTGACGGGGCAACTTTAG